One window from the genome of Phycisphaerales bacterium encodes:
- the cyoE gene encoding heme o synthase has product MSTPISDEATTTASEATASKKSLPALYCDLTKARLTSLVLLTTFVGFFIGSSTTIDWLVLLWTLIGTALSAASASALNQLMEATLDSRMQRTQERPIPSGAMGRVHAFIAGMLMGYVGLAILALLVNLLASGLALATIVLYVLVYTPLKTRSTLNTLIGAICGALPPLIGWVAATGTLSGGGWLLAAILFVWQLPHFFALAWMYREDYRRGGFKMLPVVDETGRLTSETIVITSLCLIPLGLLVCAAGLAGEIFAIGAVLLGGWFSYRGMQLYRRRTDENAKRVFMASLLYLTVLLVLLVIDRHPYSPLDAFVAQQRDAPTASFETAHPDIITNPSAQ; this is encoded by the coding sequence ATGAGCACTCCTATCTCCGACGAGGCCACGACGACGGCCTCAGAGGCCACCGCCAGCAAAAAAAGTCTGCCGGCGCTCTACTGTGACCTCACCAAAGCCCGACTCACCTCACTGGTGTTGCTGACCACTTTTGTTGGTTTCTTTATCGGTAGCTCTACGACCATCGATTGGCTTGTTCTCTTATGGACACTCATAGGCACAGCGCTCTCAGCAGCGTCCGCCTCAGCACTCAATCAACTGATGGAAGCCACCTTGGATAGCCGGATGCAGCGGACTCAGGAAAGGCCAATTCCATCTGGTGCAATGGGGCGTGTGCATGCTTTCATTGCAGGCATGTTGATGGGATATGTTGGCCTCGCCATCCTTGCCCTTTTGGTCAACTTACTGGCCTCAGGCTTGGCACTCGCCACAATTGTCTTATACGTCCTGGTCTATACACCACTCAAGACCCGAAGCACGCTCAACACCCTGATTGGAGCCATCTGTGGAGCATTACCCCCACTGATTGGTTGGGTTGCAGCCACCGGCACCCTGTCCGGAGGCGGCTGGCTCTTAGCAGCCATTCTGTTTGTGTGGCAGTTACCACACTTCTTTGCGCTCGCTTGGATGTACCGCGAAGACTATCGACGCGGCGGTTTCAAAATGCTGCCTGTTGTCGATGAAACCGGACGACTGACCAGCGAGACCATTGTGATTACGAGCCTCTGCCTCATTCCACTGGGACTATTGGTCTGCGCAGCAGGTCTTGCCGGTGAGATTTTTGCAATTGGTGCCGTGCTCTTAGGTGGCTGGTTCAGTTATCGAGGCATGCAGCTCTACCGTCGCCGAACTGACGAAAATGCAAAAAGAGTCTTTATGGCAAGCCTTTTGTATCTCACCGTCCTTCTTGTTCTTCTCGTGATCGATCGGCACCCCTATAGTCCCTTGGACGCCTTCGTAGCACAACAAAGAGATGCTCCAACTGCGAGCTTTGAAACAGCACATCCAGATATCATCACCAACCCTTCCGCACAATGA
- a CDS encoding DUF3179 domain-containing (seleno)protein codes for MNQSTDDNQPQRPQKMLTVAGGGWVILLAIALCLGAALWLATPALLRGMDPPLGDGINPESYGFDLSLVNGDRDALTAGMRYRDMVHPLTMPPRLSVDEVNAKTGRKKYMVPSDLVIGVAVGDEARAYPLHVLNVHEIVNDTVGNKPIAVTYHWPSGGIRVFERTMNEQILELGVSGLLYNGNAVYYDRKRDDMPTTQPSLWNQLEGTPLAGPAAQSQQTLNTYPTQLTTWASWLAAHPETTVIDRDPTYARVYKKSNPQTGDPSYFTSNVLPNGTALSHTPDADSAPFKERVIVVTDRNNKRYVYPYNLIAAQVDGDGNWIDETSGQPIRFSYVQDPEHVSAVYTDSNLPINAPYSFWFAWHALHPKDELMTMPKTDKSD; via the coding sequence ATGAATCAATCAACTGACGACAACCAACCTCAACGGCCCCAAAAAATGCTCACTGTCGCTGGCGGTGGATGGGTCATTCTTCTTGCAATAGCGTTGTGCCTTGGCGCCGCTCTTTGGCTGGCTACTCCGGCTCTCCTACGTGGCATGGACCCTCCTTTAGGTGATGGAATCAATCCTGAGAGTTACGGTTTTGATCTATCTCTGGTCAATGGTGATCGAGATGCATTGACTGCTGGCATGCGCTATCGAGATATGGTGCACCCACTAACGATGCCACCTCGTCTATCCGTAGATGAGGTCAATGCCAAAACCGGCCGCAAAAAATACATGGTGCCCTCGGACTTGGTCATCGGCGTGGCAGTCGGCGACGAAGCCCGTGCCTATCCCCTTCACGTTCTCAACGTACATGAAATCGTAAACGATACTGTTGGCAACAAGCCTATCGCGGTCACCTACCACTGGCCTTCAGGTGGAATCCGTGTCTTCGAACGCACAATGAATGAACAGATACTCGAGCTCGGGGTCAGCGGCCTGCTGTATAACGGCAATGCTGTTTACTACGACCGCAAGCGTGATGACATGCCCACAACTCAGCCCAGCCTTTGGAATCAACTCGAAGGAACGCCATTAGCCGGCCCCGCAGCCCAGTCACAACAAACGCTCAATACCTACCCCACGCAGTTGACCACCTGGGCGTCTTGGCTTGCAGCTCACCCCGAGACAACGGTCATTGATAGAGATCCAACCTATGCACGGGTATACAAGAAGTCGAACCCACAAACAGGAGATCCTTCGTACTTCACCAGCAACGTGCTTCCCAATGGCACAGCACTCTCGCACACACCTGATGCAGATAGTGCCCCGTTTAAAGAACGAGTTATCGTTGTGACTGATCGCAACAACAAACGCTACGTCTATCCCTACAATCTTATCGCCGCGCAAGTCGATGGCGATGGCAACTGGATAGACGAAACATCAGGGCAACCGATTCGTTTTTCATATGTTCAAGATCCTGAGCATGTGTCTGCCGTCTATACCGACAGCAACTTGCCCATTAATGCGCCTTATAGTTTCTGGTTTGCTTGGCATGCCCTTCACCCTAAAGATGAGCTTATGACCATGCCAAAGACAGACAAGTCAGACTAA
- a CDS encoding heme-copper oxidase subunit III, whose amino-acid sequence MTPPTGNSLPVDRVQRNSRTPFQTTADRLGAGRFGLMLFLISLGALFAATLVAFLVLRFQAGELWPATLPAVPWMLWISTAVLIIGSGTVHFAVVMYRRDQVRGAMALIGMTGLLGVLFVLIQAAAWFQWHDAVASLWNQNGVPRVAAAGFYMLTGIHAVHVIGGLVAVGVVLLMAAKAGAHHVSRGVIQGCAMYWHFLDVVWIILLLVMVFAI is encoded by the coding sequence ATGACCCCTCCTACGGGTAATTCGCTTCCAGTTGATCGAGTTCAACGCAACTCAAGAACACCGTTTCAAACAACGGCCGATCGTCTTGGTGCAGGTCGCTTTGGCCTAATGCTGTTTCTTATATCACTGGGTGCCTTATTTGCAGCGACCTTGGTTGCCTTTCTGGTGCTTCGATTTCAGGCCGGTGAACTTTGGCCAGCAACGCTTCCTGCGGTGCCATGGATGTTATGGATTTCAACGGCCGTACTTATCATTGGAAGTGGCACTGTCCATTTTGCAGTCGTGATGTATCGGCGTGATCAAGTCAGAGGCGCCATGGCACTGATTGGTATGACGGGGCTATTGGGTGTGCTCTTTGTTTTGATTCAAGCAGCTGCTTGGTTTCAGTGGCACGATGCTGTCGCCAGCTTGTGGAATCAGAATGGAGTGCCGCGTGTGGCGGCTGCAGGCTTCTATATGCTGACAGGCATCCATGCAGTGCATGTCATTGGTGGACTTGTCGCAGTGGGCGTGGTGCTCTTGATGGCGGCGAAGGCTGGGGCGCATCATGTGAGCCGAGGCGTCATTCAGGGCTGTGCCATGTACTGGCACTTCCTCGATGTCGTTTGGATCATCTTGCTTTTGGTAATGGTCTTTGCGATTTAG
- a CDS encoding cytochrome C oxidase subunit IV family protein encodes MSHEHTEANIEHHHPKAHEHAGIGHAVPMWFLAFICAILLLLTGVTVFSSFIDFNEWHMPEMNLLLALIIATVKASIVCLYFMHLRWDRPFVSFIFITSVILLALFIGFAITDTKEYQTLVDQNDSSVIQDRLTELGLPK; translated from the coding sequence ATGTCGCACGAGCACACAGAAGCAAATATCGAACACCACCATCCAAAGGCGCATGAACACGCCGGTATCGGCCATGCAGTGCCTATGTGGTTTCTTGCGTTTATCTGTGCGATTCTGCTTCTTCTTACCGGTGTAACCGTGTTCTCAAGCTTTATCGACTTCAATGAATGGCATATGCCTGAAATGAACTTGTTGCTTGCCCTGATTATTGCAACTGTTAAGGCTTCTATTGTCTGCCTCTACTTCATGCACTTGAGGTGGGATCGTCCGTTCGTGTCCTTTATTTTTATTACTTCAGTGATCCTCCTGGCGTTATTCATTGGGTTTGCGATAACAGATACGAAAGAATATCAGACGCTTGTTGATCAGAATGACTCGTCGGTTATCCAAGATCGACTGACGGAACTCGGACTTCCCAAATGA
- a CDS encoding cytochrome c oxidase subunit 3, translated as MTQIPVEHDHHDAHHDHPKELGHHWDNMTQQFEAGKLGMWLFLATEILLFGGLFCGYAIWRGNHPDIFAYGSQYLSVKWGAINTCVLLLSSMTMAMGVTMAQRGNKPGLFICLVLTLLGAFGFLAIKYVEYSHKIHEGLLPGMAFYDKPADSHIWVEIQEQADQDQAMAATMDVTESQQEAALIEARADLPSLPPSEASANEPAAIGPSGLNQSKVVQEEETYRVFYKEGRIAAQQDQAAMAAYADNPEEAMQELQKHPLQDPDRPPNAQKFFTIYFLMTGLHGIHVVVGIIVILWLIYLTLRGRFNRQYYTPVDCGGLYWHVVDLIWIFLFPLFYLI; from the coding sequence GTGACCCAGATCCCTGTAGAGCATGATCATCATGATGCGCATCATGACCATCCCAAGGAGCTTGGACATCACTGGGACAATATGACCCAGCAGTTCGAAGCCGGCAAGCTTGGGATGTGGTTGTTCCTGGCAACTGAAATTTTGCTCTTTGGCGGTCTCTTCTGCGGCTACGCAATTTGGCGGGGCAATCACCCCGATATCTTTGCTTATGGAAGTCAGTACCTGTCAGTCAAATGGGGTGCTATTAATACGTGCGTCCTTTTGCTCAGTAGCATGACCATGGCTATGGGTGTGACAATGGCGCAGCGCGGCAATAAGCCCGGGCTTTTTATCTGTTTGGTGCTCACACTTTTGGGCGCCTTTGGGTTCTTGGCTATTAAGTACGTAGAGTACAGTCATAAAATTCATGAAGGCCTCTTGCCAGGAATGGCTTTCTATGACAAGCCTGCGGATTCACACATTTGGGTTGAGATCCAAGAACAAGCAGATCAAGACCAAGCCATGGCTGCAACGATGGATGTCACAGAGTCGCAGCAAGAAGCGGCTCTGATAGAGGCCCGAGCAGATCTGCCTTCGCTTCCGCCATCCGAGGCCAGTGCCAACGAGCCAGCAGCAATTGGTCCCAGTGGGCTCAATCAAAGCAAGGTTGTTCAAGAAGAAGAAACCTATCGAGTCTTCTATAAGGAAGGGCGTATCGCAGCCCAACAAGACCAGGCGGCGATGGCTGCTTATGCAGACAATCCTGAAGAGGCAATGCAGGAGCTTCAAAAGCATCCACTTCAAGATCCTGATCGCCCGCCCAATGCTCAGAAGTTTTTCACCATCTACTTCTTGATGACCGGCCTTCATGGAATCCATGTTGTGGTTGGCATCATCGTCATTCTTTGGTTGATCTATCTGACCTTGCGTGGTCGGTTCAATAGGCAGTACTACACGCCCGTGGATTGCGGTGGGTTGTACTGGCACGTCGTTGATTTAATCTGGATATTCTTGTTCCCACTTTTCTATCTCATCTGA
- the ctaD gene encoding cytochrome c oxidase subunit I, with protein sequence MTTIPVPPTPPVAPELARDNYLTYTRGFWSWLFTLDHKRIGVMYLCGVLGMFFVGGIFALLVRTQLLSPEGAVFSDNANYNRAFTLHGAIMVFLVIIPSVPAALGNFVLPIMLGAKDVAFPRLNLFSFWLWMAGAVFFIMVLVNVDGGLDTGWTFYTPYSTTDGMAFGGVLWAVIGVFILGFSSIFTGMNFIVTIHRLRPPGMTWFRMPLFLWALYATALIQVLATPVLGITVALLFMERLFGMGFFNPALGGDPVLYQHFFWFYSHPAVYIMILPAMGIISELISVHSHKHIFGYRFIAFSSIAIALFGFLVWGHHMFTSGQSQLINVVFSAITFSVSIPSAIKIFNWLATLYRGSISLNTPMLYALGFIVIFAIGGLTGLHLGTLATDIHLHDTYFVVAHFHYVMMGSALIAMIGGMHHWWPKMTGRMYSENWGRFAFALVFIGFNVTFFTQFALGSQGMPRRYATYDGLVQTDLYHRYHVISTLGSYVLAIGFFVTAGYLLYSLFAGKRAPSNPWGGRSLEWQCTSPPPHDNFKEAPTVGDCYDFSVLEWDESEQGYKWRDDIERPGSIDAGKEGHA encoded by the coding sequence ATGACCACCATTCCTGTACCACCAACCCCACCAGTAGCACCAGAGCTCGCAAGAGATAATTATCTCACCTACACGCGCGGTTTCTGGAGTTGGCTCTTTACACTCGATCACAAAAGAATTGGCGTGATGTATCTCTGTGGTGTGTTGGGCATGTTCTTCGTTGGTGGTATTTTTGCGCTTCTTGTCCGAACACAGTTGCTCTCGCCTGAAGGTGCTGTCTTTAGTGATAACGCCAATTACAACCGCGCGTTCACCTTGCATGGCGCGATCATGGTATTCCTCGTGATTATTCCGAGTGTGCCAGCTGCACTAGGTAATTTCGTGCTCCCTATTATGTTGGGCGCTAAGGACGTCGCATTCCCAAGACTGAATCTCTTTAGCTTTTGGCTTTGGATGGCTGGAGCGGTCTTTTTTATCATGGTCTTGGTTAACGTTGATGGTGGTCTTGATACTGGATGGACCTTCTACACGCCTTATAGCACGACAGATGGAATGGCTTTTGGCGGCGTGCTTTGGGCAGTGATTGGTGTTTTCATTCTCGGATTCAGCTCGATCTTTACAGGCATGAATTTCATTGTGACAATTCATCGTCTGCGACCACCTGGGATGACGTGGTTTAGGATGCCTCTATTCCTTTGGGCGTTATATGCAACAGCACTGATTCAGGTGCTCGCGACACCCGTCCTTGGAATTACTGTTGCGCTGCTCTTCATGGAACGTCTGTTTGGAATGGGTTTCTTTAACCCTGCACTCGGCGGCGACCCTGTTCTCTATCAGCACTTCTTCTGGTTCTATTCACACCCCGCGGTGTACATTATGATTCTGCCTGCCATGGGCATTATCAGTGAGCTGATTTCTGTTCATAGTCATAAGCACATCTTTGGATATCGCTTTATTGCGTTTAGTTCAATTGCCATTGCGTTGTTCGGATTTCTCGTGTGGGGTCACCACATGTTTACATCTGGGCAGTCTCAGTTAATCAATGTCGTATTCTCAGCGATTACGTTTAGCGTTTCGATTCCGTCAGCGATCAAGATCTTTAACTGGCTGGCTACGTTGTACAGAGGATCGATTAGTCTTAATACGCCGATGCTCTATGCGCTCGGGTTTATTGTGATCTTTGCAATTGGTGGTCTGACAGGACTTCACTTGGGAACGCTGGCTACAGACATTCACCTGCATGACACATACTTTGTGGTTGCACACTTCCATTATGTCATGATGGGTTCGGCCCTCATTGCAATGATTGGTGGAATGCACCACTGGTGGCCGAAAATGACCGGTCGCATGTACAGTGAAAACTGGGGCCGCTTCGCATTTGCATTGGTCTTTATTGGTTTCAACGTGACTTTCTTTACGCAGTTTGCTCTTGGAAGTCAGGGGATGCCGCGTCGCTATGCAACCTATGACGGCTTAGTCCAGACAGATCTTTATCACCGTTATCATGTGATCTCAACACTTGGTTCATATGTGTTGGCCATTGGCTTCTTTGTGACGGCTGGCTATTTGCTCTACTCGCTCTTCGCCGGAAAGCGAGCGCCTTCCAATCCTTGGGGCGGCCGCAGCTTGGAGTGGCAGTGCACATCACCGCCACCACACGACAACTTCAAAGAGGCTCCGACTGTGGGTGATTGCTACGATTTCAGTGTCCTTGAGTGGGATGAGTCGGAGCAAGGCTACAAATGGCGAGATGATATTGAACGTCCTGGTAGCATTGATGCAGGAAAGGAAGGTCACGCGTGA
- the coxB gene encoding cytochrome c oxidase subunit II: MISLVADIIQLEVLSAIGTTASGGATYWMPEQASEVAPKIDWLFEFINVICYIFFAAILILTVVFSIVYRRRSHTREGEEVTHHTALEVTWTIVPLLIVVVMFYMGMTGYMYLDTVPENAYEVRVNGQVWSWTFQHPNGAVEGDQVTLPMDRPVQFIMTSSDVLHSVFIPAFRVKNDVVPGRYRTLWFTATKPGEFQLLCSEYCGKGHSDMSARVFVLPEEEFQIEIARLAQEYMDLPTEALGYYAADKLYPRCASCHSVNGDPNTGPTFKGLWERTQAGEQRFTNGAVMSQLQKQGDGFYDPDMGGVQNYIRESILYPQKLINEGYGPVMPSFKGQLKDRQVDALIMMLRDLDTYFEADGSVKPAPENLAPPEEAEPEEVQTANQDGGTPEA, translated from the coding sequence GTGATTTCACTTGTTGCCGACATCATTCAGCTAGAAGTACTGAGCGCAATCGGAACGACTGCGTCGGGCGGCGCCACTTATTGGATGCCCGAGCAAGCCTCTGAAGTCGCACCAAAGATAGATTGGCTCTTTGAGTTCATTAATGTCATTTGCTATATCTTCTTTGCTGCGATTCTCATTCTGACCGTTGTCTTCTCAATCGTTTACAGACGGCGAAGCCATACGCGTGAGGGTGAAGAAGTAACGCACCACACAGCACTTGAAGTGACCTGGACAATTGTCCCGCTACTGATTGTCGTTGTGATGTTCTATATGGGTATGACCGGTTACATGTATCTTGATACGGTGCCGGAAAATGCCTATGAGGTACGTGTCAATGGCCAGGTATGGTCTTGGACTTTCCAGCATCCCAATGGCGCTGTTGAGGGTGATCAGGTAACGCTTCCTATGGATCGACCGGTGCAGTTCATTATGACATCCTCAGATGTGTTGCACTCAGTTTTCATTCCAGCATTTAGAGTCAAAAATGATGTGGTGCCGGGTCGTTATCGAACGCTCTGGTTCACGGCAACAAAACCGGGCGAGTTCCAGTTGTTGTGCTCCGAATATTGCGGCAAGGGACATTCTGATATGTCAGCGCGCGTTTTCGTTCTTCCTGAGGAAGAGTTTCAGATTGAAATTGCGAGGTTGGCTCAGGAATATATGGACTTGCCGACAGAAGCGCTTGGCTACTATGCAGCGGATAAGCTCTACCCACGCTGTGCATCATGTCATAGTGTCAACGGGGATCCGAATACTGGCCCGACCTTTAAGGGGCTGTGGGAACGTACGCAAGCCGGTGAGCAGAGGTTTACAAACGGTGCGGTCATGTCACAGTTGCAAAAGCAAGGCGATGGTTTTTATGACCCTGACATGGGTGGTGTGCAAAATTACATTCGTGAATCGATCCTCTACCCACAGAAACTTATTAATGAGGGCTATGGTCCTGTGATGCCAAGTTTCAAGGGGCAACTAAAGGATCGCCAGGTCGATGCGTTGATTATGATGCTCCGTGACCTCGACACCTACTTTGAAGCTGATGGATCCGTCAAGCCTGCGCCGGAAAATCTAGCACCTCCAGAGGAAGCGGAACCCGAAGAGGTACAAACAGCAAATCAAGACGGAGGGACCCCAGAGGCCTAG
- a CDS encoding SCO family protein, with translation MSKWRISNLIAFGLLVCAVVSTRATAQYAADDNPVEFEGVGVVEKLDAQLPLDLEFVDEHGKKVKLGDYFKPGRPVILTLNYYRCPMLCTLTLNGLVKSLNKLDWTAGNEFEIVTVSIDPNEEPELAQVKKRHYLSFYDREGVDKGWHFLTGNQSEIETLANSIGFGYRYDESSGEYAHASSIQFVTPSGRVSRYFNDIEFDPRDTKLALIESSEGAIGSPFERMALRCFYYDPDSKSYKFSAMAAVKIGGVVTVVLILIGLFILKLIGPAKNNGGGNQGSPASQPSVRGIDRPASKQMDAFNGSGETSQGGVT, from the coding sequence ATGAGTAAGTGGCGAATATCAAATCTGATCGCGTTTGGACTGCTGGTTTGTGCAGTTGTTTCAACGCGCGCTACTGCCCAATATGCTGCCGACGATAATCCAGTTGAGTTCGAAGGCGTTGGTGTGGTCGAAAAGCTCGATGCGCAGTTGCCTCTTGATCTTGAATTTGTCGATGAGCATGGCAAAAAGGTCAAGCTTGGTGATTACTTTAAGCCGGGTAGGCCCGTCATCTTGACGCTCAATTATTACCGATGTCCCATGCTCTGTACGCTCACCCTTAATGGTCTCGTTAAGTCTTTGAATAAACTTGATTGGACTGCAGGCAACGAATTCGAGATTGTGACTGTCAGTATCGATCCGAATGAGGAGCCAGAGCTCGCGCAGGTGAAGAAGCGTCACTACCTTAGTTTTTATGACCGAGAAGGTGTCGATAAGGGTTGGCACTTCTTGACTGGTAATCAATCAGAAATTGAAACGCTGGCCAATTCTATTGGCTTTGGGTATCGCTATGACGAATCAAGCGGTGAGTATGCCCATGCTTCCAGTATTCAGTTCGTTACGCCATCTGGTCGAGTGAGTCGGTATTTCAATGATATTGAGTTTGATCCTCGCGACACCAAGTTGGCGTTGATTGAGTCGTCCGAAGGCGCTATCGGATCTCCATTCGAGCGAATGGCACTGCGTTGCTTTTACTATGATCCAGATAGCAAGAGTTATAAGTTTAGCGCAATGGCAGCAGTTAAAATTGGTGGCGTTGTCACTGTTGTGCTGATTCTCATTGGCTTGTTTATTCTCAAGCTCATTGGCCCCGCAAAAAATAATGGTGGTGGCAATCAGGGGTCTCCTGCGAGCCAGCCATCGGTCAGAGGTATAGATCGTCCTGCATCAAAACAAATGGACGCCTTTAACGGCTCAGGTGAGACCTCACAAGGTGGTGTGACGTGA
- a CDS encoding cytochrome c: MVPRWIKYALIVIGILALIPPALIARARIVPKQHPRIHIIQNMDNQPKYVGQQPNLLFNDGRSMRPVVPGAIAQGDMVDDTHYAMGVVDGAWAVEFPEQIKITTDFVLRGQERFEIYCMPCHGPTGVGDGIINQRAMQLLERGLPTGTTWVQAKNIHEPQIVEQPLGQVFNTITNGVRNMSGYGDQIAIDDRWAIVSYIKALQESRNADPATVPDADSLPRIVEEPSADQADTDSEATP; this comes from the coding sequence GTGGTTCCTCGTTGGATCAAATATGCGCTCATTGTGATCGGTATACTGGCACTCATACCGCCGGCTTTGATTGCGCGAGCTCGTATTGTTCCTAAACAGCATCCGCGTATCCACATTATTCAAAACATGGATAACCAGCCAAAGTATGTCGGGCAGCAACCCAATTTGCTTTTCAATGATGGCCGCTCAATGCGACCAGTCGTCCCGGGAGCAATTGCCCAAGGCGATATGGTTGACGATACCCATTACGCCATGGGTGTGGTTGATGGTGCGTGGGCCGTAGAATTCCCAGAGCAGATCAAAATTACAACTGACTTTGTTCTACGTGGCCAAGAACGATTCGAGATTTACTGCATGCCATGCCATGGCCCTACAGGTGTAGGTGATGGCATTATTAATCAAAGAGCCATGCAGTTGCTCGAACGTGGGCTTCCAACAGGTACGACTTGGGTTCAAGCCAAGAATATTCATGAACCTCAAATTGTTGAACAGCCTCTTGGGCAAGTCTTCAATACGATTACCAATGGTGTTAGAAACATGTCGGGTTATGGAGATCAGATTGCCATCGATGACCGTTGGGCGATCGTTTCTTACATTAAGGCGCTGCAAGAGAGTCGTAATGCAGATCCAGCGACAGTGCCTGATGCCGACTCGCTACCACGTATCGTCGAAGAACCATCTGCTGACCAGGCCGACACGGATTCGGAGGCAACACCATGA
- a CDS encoding DUF3341 domain-containing protein, whose translation MTDLTMTTNEPVSDEVESTERPYGVFAEFTSTAKIYEAAKAVHAAGYRWWDCLVPFPVHGLDKAMGIKPTILPIIVFFAGLTGTLVAIFLQVYTNSLELPLWLLVPVSGYQFEVSGKPLVSAPAFVPVAFEMTILFACLTAVGAMFVMNGLPRLYHPVFRHPRLMRLSDDRFFVVIETRDPKYVRGETEAFLKTLDPEVIDWLEA comes from the coding sequence ATGACAGATTTGACCATGACGACGAATGAGCCCGTCAGCGATGAGGTTGAAAGCACTGAACGGCCCTATGGCGTCTTTGCAGAGTTTACGTCGACGGCAAAAATATATGAGGCAGCAAAGGCTGTTCACGCTGCTGGATACCGATGGTGGGATTGTCTGGTTCCATTCCCTGTCCATGGCCTCGATAAAGCGATGGGAATAAAACCGACGATCTTGCCCATTATTGTCTTCTTCGCAGGTCTGACAGGAACCCTGGTTGCCATATTCCTCCAGGTCTACACAAATTCACTTGAGCTACCGCTTTGGTTACTTGTGCCTGTGAGTGGTTATCAGTTTGAGGTGAGTGGTAAGCCATTGGTCAGTGCACCAGCTTTCGTTCCTGTGGCATTTGAAATGACGATTCTCTTCGCATGTCTGACGGCGGTCGGCGCCATGTTTGTGATGAATGGCCTTCCTCGTCTTTATCATCCCGTGTTTAGACATCCGCGTTTGATGCGTCTTTCTGATGACCGATTTTTTGTTGTTATTGAAACACGCGATCCGAAGTATGTGCGTGGTGAAACAGAAGCATTTCTAAAGACCCTAGATCCTGAAGTCATTGATTGGTTGGAGGCCTAA